From a region of the Corallococcus coralloides DSM 2259 genome:
- a CDS encoding FHA domain-containing protein, which yields MDAVDYCPRCDTENSRDATVCRACGSALRSGTMVMAVAHISSRPQVSIRVVRADGGPEALVRMQRDTLTCGQQADIALNDDPFIMPVQARFFFSGARLAIEDVGGANGVFVRLRNERELPAGGELRLGRQRMVLEPIPAAALGPGGTQVWGSPDPGYRLRLIQLLEGGLRGAAFPLKDGDNLLGREQGDIAFPTDGFVSGRHALLQVRGDRLMVRDVGSSNGTFIRLAGPTFVDNGDHFLIGRQLLRVEIQPAAA from the coding sequence ATGGACGCCGTGGACTATTGCCCCCGCTGTGACACCGAGAATTCCCGGGATGCCACTGTCTGCCGAGCTTGCGGCTCGGCGCTGCGCTCCGGGACCATGGTGATGGCCGTGGCGCACATCTCGTCGCGCCCCCAGGTGTCCATCCGCGTGGTGCGCGCGGACGGCGGCCCTGAGGCGCTCGTGCGCATGCAGCGCGACACCCTCACCTGCGGCCAGCAGGCGGACATCGCGCTCAACGACGACCCGTTCATCATGCCCGTGCAGGCGCGCTTCTTCTTCTCCGGCGCCCGCCTCGCCATTGAAGACGTGGGCGGCGCCAACGGCGTCTTCGTGCGCCTGCGCAACGAGCGCGAGCTGCCCGCCGGCGGCGAGCTGCGCCTGGGCCGTCAGCGCATGGTGCTGGAGCCCATCCCCGCCGCGGCGCTGGGGCCCGGAGGCACGCAGGTGTGGGGTTCGCCGGATCCCGGCTACCGGCTGCGGCTCATCCAACTGCTGGAGGGCGGCCTGCGCGGCGCGGCCTTCCCGCTCAAGGACGGCGACAACCTGCTGGGTCGTGAGCAGGGCGACATCGCCTTCCCCACGGACGGCTTCGTGTCCGGGCGGCATGCGCTGCTACAAGTCAGGGGGGACCGGCTGATGGTGCGCGACGTGGGCTCGTCCAACGGCACCTTCATCCGCCTGGCGGGACCGACCTTCGTCGACAACGGCGATCACTTCCTCATCGGCCGTCAGCTGCTGCGGGTGGAGATCCAGCCCGCGGCGGCCTGA